One region of Coregonus clupeaformis isolate EN_2021a chromosome 31, ASM2061545v1, whole genome shotgun sequence genomic DNA includes:
- the LOC121547211 gene encoding uncharacterized protein LOC121547211, translating into MVGRLALHVVAAYAVCLSVCLVASVKGDHCLIISEVNADNPKLDTTEFVELYHTGGQRASLDGYTLVFYNGNGNIAYKVLDLKGHVTDDRGFFLVGSVDMQPKPAIPLPPNTVQNGPDAIALYHTSAARYGEKMNATAVGLVDAIVYVTRRSGGAEVLAETLTPGEPAFVEDEWAHEGDESIERCLVSGESWGFQVALPSPGQRNRCTPPDSSAATPRISELKLGGGQVDGFVELTESQAAGPLVLVVMDGRTETISESVDVSTSREGLISITIDKNNMKGDESGAVALYSGKASDFPVGSPLSQTQPLDAFLYVGPGDQPSANLTETLIPGRRPYQLSASFGEGGVYLSRCGVASWTRDPGVFWEAPQTPGQPNQCPWPKICPHVTVVPGSTKVPPHLPPWGRGDFLISEVNADNPGSAEDGEFIELWHPSGRRISLQAVWLLLFSGHNSKPYREISLTGHFTTAQGYFLVGSDRLVPAPSVRLPPNTIQNGPDAVALYRSAFGPPSASQRGIPTQGLLDAVVYRLRGSDKDAQELSDVLTPGQLPLLEDPEVQPGDEALSRCNGLLPADLSAFVVAPPTPLRENSCPRPPPPPEGVVISEVGGARWTNHSQQRGFVELLGPPLTSLQGLVLTVFEEYRAGTTMALPLTGVTDHNGFYLIGNITGADQVFPKGATIPANGAVVLCSDTVTVCRAGTTLTNSTLRDTLVFSDDLRLLIKLSATRGQQVMPVLRSVEDSPVSLSRCSCCEARSPSSWTSSSPTPRLTNICPSPAFSSDLDLCLAPLSGDWQEHPGNCSGLVQGHSEMDVAGYLEERCHCGISALYLQVANFSCVAGWLHVLGNIQALSDHQRALILQTSPTQGDTCTDPATDRRMSTESALGLQIGLVLGALLLLGLGAALFTYFYKKRQPLDYYSMELNEPEEGPSEL; encoded by the exons ATGGTGGGAAGACTGGCCCTTCACGTGGTCGCAGCAtacgctgtctgtctgtctgtgtgtctggttgcGTCAGTCAAGGGAGATCACTGCCTCATCATCAGTGAGGTTAACGCAGACAACCCCAAACTGGACACCACTGAGTTCGTCGAGCTCTATCACACCGGCGGTCAGAGAGCCTCACTGGACGGCTACACCCTGGTGTTCTACAATGGAAATGGCAATATAGCCTACAAAGTACTGGACCTGAAGGGCCACGTCACAGACGACCGGGGCTTCTTCCTGGTTGGCTCGGTGGACATGCAGCCCAAACCGGCCATCCCCCTCCCACCCAACACTGTCCAGAACGGCCCGGACGCCATTGCTCTCTACCACACGTCCGCCGCACGCTACGGGGAGAAGATGAACGCCACTGCCGTGGGGCTGGTGGATGCCATCGTGTACGTGACACGGCGGTCTGGGGGCGCGGAGGTGCTGGCCGAGACGTTGACCCCTGGGGAGCCGGCCTTCGTAGAAGATGAGTGGGCCCACGAGGGAGACGAGTCCATCGAGAGGTGCCTGGTCTCTGGGGAAAGCTGGGGCTTCCAGGTGGCCCTGCCTTCACCTGGCCAACGCAACCGCTGCACACCCCCTGATTCCAGCGCTGCCACCCCGCGTATCAGCGAGCTGAAGCTGGGAGGGGGGCAGGTGGACGGGTTTGTGGAGCTAACTGAGTCCCAGGCTGCAGGGCCTCTGGTGCTGGTGGTGATGGACGGGCGGACGGAAACGATCAGTGAGAGTGTGGATGTGTCCACCTCAAGGGAAGGCCTGATCTCCATCACCATTGACAAGAACAACATGAAAG GAGATGAGTCGGGTGCGGTGGCGCTGTACAGTGGCAAGGCCTCCGACTTCCCTGTGGGCAGCCCCCTGAGCCAGACGCAACCCTTAGACGCCTTCTTGTATGTTGGACCAGGGGACCAACCCAGTGCCAACCTCACAGAGACCCTCATACCAGGCAGACGGCCCTACCAGCTCAGCGCCAG TTTTGGGGAGGGAGGCGTCTACCTCAGTCGCTGTGGTGTGGCCAGTTGGACCAGAGACCCCGGTGTATTCTGGGAAGCGCCACAAACCCCTGGACAGCCCAACCAGTGCCCCTGGCCAAAGATTTGCCCTCATGTCACTG TGGTCCCTGGGAGTACGAAGGTGccccctcacctccctccctggGGCCGGGGGGACTTCCTGATCAGCGAGGTAAATGCAGACAACCCAGGTTCGGCCGAGGACGGCGAGTTCATCGAGCTGTGGCACCCGTCGGGCCGCCGCATCTCCCTGCAGGCAGTGTGGCTCCTCCTGTTCAGTGGACACAACAGCAAGCCCTACCGTGAGATCAGCCTCACAGGACACTTCACCACCGCCCAAGGCTACTTCCTGGTGGGCAGTGATAGGCTGGTCCCGGCCCCCTCGGTTCGCCTGCCCCCCAACACCATCCAGAATGGGCCGGACGCAGTGGCCCTGTACCGCAGCGCCTTCGGCCCGCCCTCGGCCTCCCAGAGAGGGATCCCGACCCAGGGGTTGCTGGACGCGGTGGTGTACCGGCTGAGGGGCTCAGACAAGGACGCCCAGGAGCTGAGCGATGTGTTGACCCCAGGACAGCTCCCCCTGCTGGAGGACCCGGAGGTGCAGCCCGGAGACGAGGCCTTGAGCCGCTGTAACGGCCTGCTGCCTGCCGACCTGTCTGCTTTTGTG GTGGCCCCACCCACACCTCTGAGGGAGAACTCTTGTCCCCGCCCACCCCCTCCCCCTGAAGGTGTGGTCATCAGCGAGGTGGGAGGTGCCCGCTGGACCAACCACAGCCAGCAGAGGGGGTTTGTGGAGCTGCTAGGACCGCCCCTGACTTCTCTACAGGGCCTGGTCCTGACCGTGTTTGAAGAGTATCGCGCCGGTACGACCATGGCCCTCCCTCTGACCGGAGTCACAGACCATAATGGCTTCTACCTCATCGGGAACATCACAGGAGCAG ACCAGGTGTTTCCGAAGGGGGCCACAATTCCGGCCAATGGGGCCGTAGTCCTGTGTTCTGACACAGTCACTGTGTGTAGAGCTGGTACCACCCTAACCAACAGCACTCTTCGTGACACGCTAGTGTTCAGTGATGACCTGAGATTGCTCATTAAACTCTCCGCCACCAGAGGGCAGCAGGTGATGCCTGTACTCAG GTCAGTGGAGGATAGTCCCGTGTCTCTCAGCCGTTGCTCCTGCTGCGAGGCAAGAAGCCCCTCCTCCTGGACCAGCTCCTCCCCCACCCCGCGCCTGACCAACATCTGCCCCAGCCCCGCTTTCTCCAGCGACCTCGACCTATGCCTGGCTCCCCTCTCCGGTGATTGGCAGGAGCACCCAGGAA ACTGCAGTGGACTGGTGCAGGGTCACAGTGAGATGGATGTCGCTGGCTATCTGGAGGAAAGATGTCACTGTGGTATCTCTGCCCTCTACCTGCAGG tggccAACTTCTCCTGTGTGGCCGGGTGGCTCCATGTGCTGGGGAACATCCAGGCCCTGTCGGACCACCAGAGGGCCCTCATCCTCCAGACCTCCCCCACCCAGGGGGACACCTGTACCGACCCGGCTACCGACCGACGCATGAGCACAG AGTCTGCCCTGGGCCTGCAGATTGGCCTGGTGCTAGGAGCTCTACTGCTACTGGGGCTGGGAGCAGCCCTCTTTACCTACTTCTACAAAAAGAG